A stretch of Thermotoga sp. SG1 DNA encodes these proteins:
- a CDS encoding WecB/TagA/CpsF family glycosyltransferase has protein sequence MKEIELFGARVLSGKREEFLNEIEKRLEEKKKTFVVTMNASILLKAVEDKEYRDIINSADLIVPDGSGVVWAMKSLTGNHTERLPGIEIMKYLCDRSKETGWRVYLLGSKEEIVKRAADSLKRSGVNVAGYHHGFFREEESERVVRDINERSTDLLFVGMGVPRQEKWIHRNFPRLNVRLAMGVGGSIDVISGKKKRAPEWVQRMNLEWLYRFFQSPVSKRKVPFQVLKFVSLVLIEKLKNRNRRLF, from the coding sequence GTGAAAGAAATCGAACTTTTTGGAGCGAGGGTCCTCTCCGGGAAGAGGGAAGAATTTCTGAACGAAATCGAAAAAAGGTTGGAAGAGAAGAAGAAAACCTTCGTGGTCACCATGAACGCTTCTATCCTTCTGAAGGCTGTGGAAGACAAAGAATACCGTGATATCATCAACTCCGCTGATCTGATCGTGCCCGATGGATCCGGTGTAGTCTGGGCGATGAAGTCCCTCACAGGTAATCACACGGAAAGGCTTCCTGGCATCGAGATAATGAAGTATCTCTGCGACAGATCGAAGGAAACCGGTTGGAGGGTTTACCTTCTTGGCTCAAAAGAAGAGATCGTCAAAAGAGCCGCCGATTCACTGAAAAGATCCGGTGTGAACGTTGCGGGATACCACCACGGCTTCTTTCGAGAGGAAGAATCAGAGAGGGTGGTGAGGGATATAAATGAAAGATCCACTGACCTTCTGTTCGTGGGAATGGGAGTTCCTCGCCAGGAGAAGTGGATACACAGGAACTTCCCTCGACTGAACGTGAGACTCGCCATGGGTGTTGGAGGATCCATAGATGTCATTTCCGGAAAAAAGAAGAGGGCTCCAGAATGGGTTCAGAGAATGAACCTTGAGTGGCTTTATCGGTTCTTTCAGTCTCCCGTCAGCAAAAGAAAGGTTCCTTTTCAGGTTCTGAAATTCGTATCTCTGGTTTTAATAGAAAAATTGAAAAACAGAAATCGAAGGCTCTTTTGA
- a CDS encoding uracil-xanthine permease family protein: MEFEGAVTRVSGWRWFLLALQHFVAMFGATVLVPLITGLDPLVALLTAGIGTLIFHFVTGGIVPVFLGSSFAFIAPILAVKELYGDLAYATGGIFVAGLFYVLYAVIVKIVGPEKIKKLLPPVVTGSMIMVIGLTLSPVAIQMASSDWALALIVISTVVFVSTVIRGFFSMIPVITGVFVGYIAGLFMGKIDTTAVLSTPFFNVPKIMLPKFDYGAIFMIVPVTLATFMEHLGDITTNGAVVGKNFFDKPGLHRTLLGDGLATAVAGLLGGPANTTYSENTGVLALTRVYDPSVLRGAALVAIFAAFVSKFGAILQTIPQAVMGGVSLVLFGMITSVGVRTMVNAQVDFSKPRNLMIAALMLTTGIGGAVLKVGRVELKGIGLAALVGIVLNLILPKRD; this comes from the coding sequence ATGGAGTTTGAGGGAGCGGTTACCAGGGTGAGCGGCTGGCGATGGTTTCTTCTGGCACTTCAACACTTCGTTGCCATGTTCGGCGCCACCGTGCTGGTTCCACTGATCACCGGTCTAGATCCTCTTGTGGCACTCCTCACAGCGGGAATCGGTACCCTCATATTCCACTTTGTAACCGGTGGAATAGTCCCTGTTTTTCTGGGATCGAGTTTTGCCTTCATTGCTCCAATTCTTGCGGTTAAGGAACTGTACGGAGATCTTGCCTACGCAACCGGTGGAATATTCGTGGCAGGGCTCTTCTACGTGCTCTATGCGGTGATCGTGAAGATCGTAGGACCCGAGAAGATAAAAAAACTCCTTCCGCCAGTCGTCACCGGTAGCATGATCATGGTGATAGGACTCACCCTCAGTCCCGTTGCTATCCAGATGGCCTCCAGTGACTGGGCTCTCGCTCTCATCGTGATATCAACCGTTGTCTTCGTCTCAACCGTGATCAGAGGCTTTTTCAGCATGATACCTGTGATCACGGGAGTCTTCGTTGGTTACATCGCAGGACTTTTCATGGGAAAGATAGACACCACCGCCGTTTTGAGCACGCCCTTCTTCAACGTACCAAAGATCATGCTTCCCAAGTTCGATTACGGTGCGATTTTCATGATCGTTCCTGTCACTCTTGCCACCTTCATGGAGCACCTTGGAGATATCACCACGAACGGAGCGGTCGTGGGAAAGAACTTCTTTGACAAGCCAGGACTTCACAGGACTCTTCTCGGAGATGGGTTGGCCACGGCGGTTGCCGGTTTGCTCGGTGGTCCTGCGAACACCACCTACAGCGAAAACACGGGTGTTTTGGCTCTCACAAGGGTCTACGATCCGTCCGTTCTGAGGGGAGCTGCTCTCGTTGCCATATTCGCTGCGTTCGTTTCAAAGTTCGGTGCAATCCTTCAGACGATACCTCAGGCTGTGATGGGTGGTGTGAGTCTTGTTCTCTTTGGAATGATCACCTCGGTTGGAGTAAGAACGATGGTGAACGCTCAGGTGGATTTCTCCAAACCCAGAAACCTCATGATAGCTGCTCTGATGCTCACAACCGGTATAGGAGGAGCGGTTTTGAAGGTGGGAAGGGTCGAACTCAAAGGAATCGGACTTGCTGCACTCGTTGGAATCGTTCTGAATCTGATTCTTCCAAAAAGAGACTGA